The segment GCAGGACTTGAATTAACTGGACATATGCCCCCAGATCGGGGCGGAATTAGCGCCCCCCCCAATGCGGGAGTCGCGAAAAGGACTGAGGAGAGAGTTTGTGGCTAAGACCGCTGAATATGGACTCGGCGAATACACCTTTCCCCGCGGCTGGTTCATGGTCGCGGCTTCGGACGAGGTGACCAAGAAGCCGATCGGCGTGCGCTTCTTTGCGCAGGATATGGTGCTGTACCGCGGCGAAAGCGGCAAGGCCTATATCATGGACGCCTATTGCCCGCACATGGGCACGCACCTGGCGAACAACACCACTTCCTATGTCGTGCGCGACGACAGCCATGTCGAAGGTGAATCGATCCGCTGCCCCTATCATGGCTGGCGCTTCGGCCCCGACGGCAAGTGCGACGACATCCCCTATTCGCCCGCGCCGATCCCCAAGGCCGCCTGCGTCCAGACCTGGCCGCTCGAAGAGCGCGCCGGCTGCGTCTTCGTCTGGTATGATCCGGAAAACGGCACGCCCGATTATGATCTGCCGCCGTTCGAAGAATATACCGATCCGGCCTGGGTTCCCTGGAAGATCGACCATCTTGGCGAGCTGGCCTGCCACCCGCAGGAAATCCTCGACAACATGGCCGACAAGGCACATCTCGAGCCGGTACACGGCAGCTGCGACATGCAGTCGTTCGAGAACCAGTTCAACGACCATGTCATCCGCCAGGTGCTGAAGGCCGGTCACCGCACGCTCGCCAGCGACGGCGGCGATTACATGACCAACGACACCTGGTACACGGGCCCGGGCATCCTGCAGTCGCGCATGATCGGCGAGCACCCCTCGCTCATGCTCATCTGCCACACGCCGATCGATGACGGCGTGGTGAAGGTGTGGCACGCGCTGCTCGTCAAGTCGCCCAACGCGGTGGCGAACGAGGACGACGTCGCGCTTGCCCGCCAGTATCAGGAATCGAGCCGCCTTGCCTTTGCCCAGGATTTCGAAATCTGGGGCAACAAGCGCGCCTGCATCCATCCGATGATGGTTCAGGGCGACGGCCCGTTCCACAAGGTCCGCATCTGGTACAAGCAGTTCTACAACCCGCGCGAAAAGGCGCAGGATTTCCAGAAGCGCGCCAACGGTACCATCGTCACCAAGGGCACCGCGAGCGAGCCCTGGGCGAAGGCGTCCTGATCGCCTGATCCGCATACGGAAAAGGCGTCGGCATTCCCGGTTCGGCGCCTCTTCCGAAGACACGGCCGTTCCTGCCCATAGGCGGGAGCGGCCTTTTCTTTTGCCCCCTAGACCGCCCAGCGGGCGATATCATCCTCCAGCCCGACCAGCGCGAGCCCCGAGGCGATCGAGGTCAGCTCGCCCCCCGTGGCCAGCCGCTCGCCCCCGAAGCGGTCGGCGAACAGCCCGCGGATCGCGGGGATGAGTGACGAGCCGCCGGTGAGGAAGACGCGGTCGATCTCGCCGGCCGCAACGCCCGCATTGGCGAGCGCCTGATCGACGGTCGCTGCGATGAGCGCCAGATCCTCGGCGATCCAATGCTCGAAATCGGCGCGGCGCACCTCGGCCGCGATGTCGAGCCCGGCACCGGTGAAGCGGAATTCGGCGACTTCGCTGTCCGACAATGCGCGCTTGACCCGGCCGACCGCGTCGTAGAGCGGATAGCCGAGTTCATTCTCGATCACCGCGATCATCCGGCCGATCGCCTCCGCATCGACCGCGCTCTTGCGCAGCCGGGCCAGTTCCTCGAGCGTGCGGCGGTTGCGCATCAGCGCCAGCCGCGACCAATCGGCGAAATCGGCGAAATAGCTGCGCGGGATTTCGAGCACCTTGCCCATCGACTGATAGCTGCCGCCCTTGCCGAGCATGGGCAGGACCAGCCGGTCGAGAATCCGGTAATCGAACCGGTCGCCCGCAATGCCGACACCCGCATGGCCGAGCGGCTGGCAGCGCTGCGCCGCGCCCGGCGCCGCCACGCGGACCACCGAAAAGTCGCTGGTACCGCCGCCGAAATCGGCGACGAGGATGGTGGCGGCGCGGTCGAGCCGCGCGGCATAGCTGAACGCGGCGCCCAGCGGTTCGTAGACATAATGGATTTCGGTGCCGAAACCCGCGAACATCTTGTCATAGCGTTCGCGCGCCAGCGCCGGATCGGGGCGGCCGCCGGCATATTCGACCGGACGGCCGATGACGATGCGTTCGGGCCGCGCCGTCAGCCGGCCGCCGCTATGCGCGACAAGGCGATCGAGGAAAAAATGGCCGAGTTCCTCGAAGCGGTAGCGCTTGTCGAACACCGAGGCGCTTTCGAAGCTGGCGCTGGCCGCGACCGACTTGAACGACTGGATGAAGCGGCTGTCGGACGGCCATTCGAGATATTCGTTGATCGCGAAGGGCCCGGCATCGACCGCAAGCCCGCCGGGCACGTCGTCATGCCAGAAGCAGAGCGCCGAGCGGAAGGCCGAGCCCGGCCCGTCGCCCGCGTCGAAATGGAGCAGCTCGGGAGCGATGCGCGCGTCATCGGCCAGCGCAACCACGCTGTTCGTCGTGCCGAAATCGAGGCCGAGCGCCCGGCTGTCGCCGCCAGCGTTCATATGCAGTCTCCCTGGATCGATTGCGCGGCGGATCATGCCCGGCCGCGAGGAACGCGCGCCTATGCAGATATGGCGCCACCGTTGCAAGCGCCGCCATTATCCGGGATAGCGGATATATGCCCGGCCCCACCGAATCCCGCCGCCCGCTGATCGTCGGCCTTGGCGGCACGACCAAGCAGAACAGCTCGAGCGAACGCGTGCTGCGCCATGTGTTGCAGGCGTGCGAATCCGCGGGCGCCGACACGCTGATGTTCGACGGCCCCGCGCTCGACATGCCGATGTACGCCCCCGAAGTGGCCGAGCGGACCGAAAAGGCGCAGGCGCTGATCGCCGGGCTGCGCCGCGCCGACGGGATCGTCATCGCCTCCCCCGGCTATCACGGCACGGTATCCGGCCTCATCAAGAACGCGCTCGATTATGTGCAGGACATGGCGGCCGACGAGCGCGTCTATTTCGAGGGGCGCGCGGTGGGGTTGATCGCGGTGGCGGCGGGGTGGCAGGCGACGGGCACGACGCTCGCCACATTGCGCTCGATCACCCATGCGCTGCGCGGCTGGCCCACGCCGATGGCGGTGACGATCAATGCGGTGACCCCGGTTTTCGGGCCGGATGGCGGCGTGGCCGATGCCGCGATCGGCGCCCAGCTCGATATATTGGCGCGGCAGGTCGTCGATTTCGCGCAGATGAAGGCGCTGCACGATCTGGCGCAGGCGGCGGGCGACGCCTGCGACAACCACCCGGGCTGATTAAAGCGCCTTAGCCCGCCTTGCCGAGCGTTTCGGCGAGCAGCGTGTTGGCGCGCGGGCCGTCCCAATCCATGCCGCCCACGACGCGCCAGACTTCCTTGCCCTCGGCATCGTAGAGGATCGTCGTCGGCAGCATCCCGCTGGCATAGGTGAGCCCGAGCAGATTCTCGGCATCGACATAGGCTTCGAGGTGCTTGAAGCTGTTCTTGGCGAACCAGGGGGTGACGACGCCCGCCCCCTTTGAATCCTGCGAGACGGTGAGCACCTTTAGCCGGGCGCCCTCGCGCGCGGCCAGCCGGTCGAGCGTCGGCATTTCCTTGACGCAGGGGCCGCACCAGGTGGCCCAGAGATTGACGAGCAGCGGCTTGCCCTGGAACTTGGCGAGCGTCACCGGGCTGCCATCGGGGGCGTTGAAGGTGACATCGGGCATGGGGGTCCCTCGCGACGCGATGTCGAGCGTACCGGTAATTTCGCCCTCGGCGGGCGCCTCTGCCGCGTCCTTTGCTTGCGGGGCGGGTTCCGATTGCCTATCGCAACCGCCAAGCGCGAATAGCCCAGCCCCGAGGAAGATGATGAACGAAGACCGCACGCAAAGCTCCAATGAACAAGGGTCGAATGCAATGTGGGGCGGGCGTTTCGAGGAAGGCCCCGCCGCGGTTATGCGGGAGATAAACGCCTCCATCCCCTTCGACAAGCGGCTGTGGCAACAGGATATCGCCGGATCGAAGGCGCATGTCGCGATGCTGGCCAAGCAGGGCATCGTTTCGACCGAGGACGCCGCCGCGATCACCGAAGGGCTGACCAGGATCGCCGCCGAATATGAAGCGAACGGCGTGCCCGAGGACCTGACGCTCGAAGACATCCACATGGTGACCGAAAGCCGCCTGGCCGAACTGATCGGCCCCGCCGCCGGGCGCCTGCACACCGCGCGGTCGCGCAACGACCAGGTGGCGACCGATTTCCGTCTCTGGGTGCGCGACGCGATCGACATGGTCGAACCCGCGCTCGCCAATCTGCAAAAGGCGCTGGTCGCGCGCGCCGAGGAGCATGCCGCGAGCGTGATGCCCGGCTTCACGCATCTTCAATCGGCGCAGCCGGTGACGCTGGGGCATCACCTGATGGCCTATTACGAAATGATCGCGCGCGATCGTTCGCGCTTTGCCGATGCGCGCGAGCGGATGAACCGGTGCCCGCTCGGTTCGGCCGCGCTTGCCGGCACCGGCTATCCGATCGACCGCCATGCGACCGCAGCGGCGCTGGGTTTCGACGGCCCCACCAACAATTCGCTGGATTCGGTATCCGACCGTGACTTCGCGCTCGATTATCTGATGTCCGCCAGCCAGTGCGCGCTGCACCTGAGCCGGCTGGCCGAAGAATTCATCATCTGGGCGAGCCAGCCCTTCGGCTTCGTTTCGCTGTCGGACCAGTGGTCGACCGGCTCGTCGATCATGCCGCAAAAGCGCAACCCCGACGCCGCCGAACTGGTGCGCGGCCATTCGGGCCGGATCACCGGCTGCATGGTGGCGCTGACCATGACGATGAAGGGGCTGCCGCTCGCCTATTCGAAGGACATGCAGGACGACAAGCCGCCGGTGTTCGAAGCGCACGACCTGCTGGGCCTGTCGATCGCGGCGATGACCGGGATGATTGAGAGCGCGACCTTCCGCACCGACCGGATGCGCGGGCTGGCCGAGGCCGGCTTTGCCACCGCGACCGATCTGGCCGACTGGCTGGTGCGCGATGCGGGCCTGCCCTTCCGCGAAGCGCATCATGTGACCGGCCGCGTCGTGAAGACCGCCGAGGAACGCGGTGTGACGCTGGGCGAACTTCCGCTCGACGTGCTGCAGGCGATTGATGCGCGTATCGGCGAGGGCTGTTTCGCGCTATTGGGGGTCGATGCCTCGGTGGCGAGCCGGGTGAGCCATGGCGGCACCGCGCCGTCCGAAGTGCTCAAGCGGATCGCCGAGGCGAAGGCCGATTTGGGATTGCAGGCATGAAGAAGCTGATCGCCGCGTCGTTGCTGGTCATGGCGCTTGCCGGGTGCGGCAGCAAGAAGGACCTGTTCCGTCCCGAAGGCGATCCGGTGCCCGTAAAGCCCGCAACCGATATCGACGCGCTGACATCCGAAGAGATGATCACCCCGTCCGAACA is part of the Sphingomonas sp. C3-2 genome and harbors:
- a CDS encoding NAD(P)H-dependent oxidoreductase, translated to MPGPTESRRPLIVGLGGTTKQNSSSERVLRHVLQACESAGADTLMFDGPALDMPMYAPEVAERTEKAQALIAGLRRADGIVIASPGYHGTVSGLIKNALDYVQDMAADERVYFEGRAVGLIAVAAGWQATGTTLATLRSITHALRGWPTPMAVTINAVTPVFGPDGGVADAAIGAQLDILARQVVDFAQMKALHDLAQAAGDACDNHPG
- a CDS encoding Hsp70 family protein — translated: MNAGGDSRALGLDFGTTNSVVALADDARIAPELLHFDAGDGPGSAFRSALCFWHDDVPGGLAVDAGPFAINEYLEWPSDSRFIQSFKSVAASASFESASVFDKRYRFEELGHFFLDRLVAHSGGRLTARPERIVIGRPVEYAGGRPDPALARERYDKMFAGFGTEIHYVYEPLGAAFSYAARLDRAATILVADFGGGTSDFSVVRVAAPGAAQRCQPLGHAGVGIAGDRFDYRILDRLVLPMLGKGGSYQSMGKVLEIPRSYFADFADWSRLALMRNRRTLEELARLRKSAVDAEAIGRMIAVIENELGYPLYDAVGRVKRALSDSEVAEFRFTGAGLDIAAEVRRADFEHWIAEDLALIAATVDQALANAGVAAGEIDRVFLTGGSSLIPAIRGLFADRFGGERLATGGELTSIASGLALVGLEDDIARWAV
- a CDS encoding Rieske 2Fe-2S domain-containing protein, whose protein sequence is MAKTAEYGLGEYTFPRGWFMVAASDEVTKKPIGVRFFAQDMVLYRGESGKAYIMDAYCPHMGTHLANNTTSYVVRDDSHVEGESIRCPYHGWRFGPDGKCDDIPYSPAPIPKAACVQTWPLEERAGCVFVWYDPENGTPDYDLPPFEEYTDPAWVPWKIDHLGELACHPQEILDNMADKAHLEPVHGSCDMQSFENQFNDHVIRQVLKAGHRTLASDGGDYMTNDTWYTGPGILQSRMIGEHPSLMLICHTPIDDGVVKVWHALLVKSPNAVANEDDVALARQYQESSRLAFAQDFEIWGNKRACIHPMMVQGDGPFHKVRIWYKQFYNPREKAQDFQKRANGTIVTKGTASEPWAKAS
- a CDS encoding TlpA disulfide reductase family protein, translating into MRSSFIIFLGAGLFALGGCDRQSEPAPQAKDAAEAPAEGEITGTLDIASRGTPMPDVTFNAPDGSPVTLAKFQGKPLLVNLWATWCGPCVKEMPTLDRLAAREGARLKVLTVSQDSKGAGVVTPWFAKNSFKHLEAYVDAENLLGLTYASGMLPTTILYDAEGKEVWRVVGGMDWDGPRANTLLAETLGKAG
- the argH gene encoding argininosuccinate lyase, with the protein product MWGGRFEEGPAAVMREINASIPFDKRLWQQDIAGSKAHVAMLAKQGIVSTEDAAAITEGLTRIAAEYEANGVPEDLTLEDIHMVTESRLAELIGPAAGRLHTARSRNDQVATDFRLWVRDAIDMVEPALANLQKALVARAEEHAASVMPGFTHLQSAQPVTLGHHLMAYYEMIARDRSRFADARERMNRCPLGSAALAGTGYPIDRHATAAALGFDGPTNNSLDSVSDRDFALDYLMSASQCALHLSRLAEEFIIWASQPFGFVSLSDQWSTGSSIMPQKRNPDAAELVRGHSGRITGCMVALTMTMKGLPLAYSKDMQDDKPPVFEAHDLLGLSIAAMTGMIESATFRTDRMRGLAEAGFATATDLADWLVRDAGLPFREAHHVTGRVVKTAEERGVTLGELPLDVLQAIDARIGEGCFALLGVDASVASRVSHGGTAPSEVLKRIAEAKADLGLQA